ATTCTTTATCCGAATGGATTGCACGGCATCCACCAGATAAACCCCTTCAGGAATAACAACTGTTCCTCCGTCCGGGGGAACAGCGTCGACCGCCGCTTGAATAGCGGCAGTATCGTTTGTCACACCGTCACCTTTGGCATTATATGATTTGACATTAATTGCATTCGCATCATCTATCTCTACGGCAGTATTATTTATTTCTGCTACAGTATTATTATTTAGAGCGGCCGGGTCTTGCGCTCCTGTTAGCCCGGAAGAGCTTGCCGTAATATTCGTTGGTTTTTGCGAATCAAATCCCAATGCCTCCCTGGGCACTCTGTATAACACAAAAGCAATCATCAGCGCAACTCCACACATTATGGAAATCAACCACTTCATTTTCATGCTCACATGCTTTTCCCCCAATTACTTTTTCTTGGTATCTCAATGAAAGTAGACCACCCACTCCGTTTTCCGGGAATTTACCTTCCACCAACAATGATGGAATACCCTGTGGGGGATAGTCGTTTAAAGCTCCTGCCAATAATCATTACTAAACAAATAACGAAAATCGGCGCCAACAAGTACGCTGTAAGTAATGTACCATGGGAAACACCCAGAAACTTTAAAGTAAGTTTCCTGGTTATAACCAGCGCCGGTTCGTGCATGGCATAAATAAAAAAAGTATAATTTGAATATCTTAAAAGAATTTCGCTACCGGATAATGTCCAGTCATAAATGTGCCAAATAGCGGTTAGCCCAAGTAATATGGCAGCTTTCGAAAAATAGGGGATAAAAGGACCAGGGAAGGCTAATTCTATATAGGTTTTACAAAAGATCACGATTAGCCAAGTAACGAATATTGCCGACGTAATATTCAGGGATAACTCCCGGCGAAGGTTGAATTTATGTATTGCCAGGTAGCTTCCTAACATAAAAAAGAATATTCCCTGATTACTGATCCAAAGAAAGTTTACATTTAATACCCAACAAACAAATAGCGCCATCACGCTATATATTTTCAAATGATATATAAGCCTGTATATAACCGGGGTAAAAAGTACATAAACCATCAAATCTCTAATAAACCATAATTGATATGCAAATGGATCAAAGAGTATCCTGTTGATGAGATCGAAAAGTGTATAGTTATTAATAATATTACTAGGCAGGGTAAAATAGGGACGGCTGAAAGGAAGGTTTTGCAGAATGTAAAAGATTAAAAATGAAAGACCACTCCAAAATAAATAGGGAATTACCAAAGTATGTATTCTTTTTCTCATTTTCACCAAAAATGCTTGCCATGTAGGTTGCTGGAAATTATAAAAAAATAAATAGCCTGAAATTAAAAAGAAAAGCGGGACTGCTATCCGGGTTATTCCCTGAGTGATAAAAGTTTGAATGAAAGTGTTTGGATTAAGTCCTATAATCCGTAAGGACTCCGCCGGTAAATTAGTATTAAGGTTGTAGGAGTGTAAATAGACTACCATTATTATTGAAATAAAAGATAAAACTTTTAATTTTCTACTCAGGTAAGTATCCATTTTATTGCTGTCCCCCGGTTCAATATGATCTATTGATGTTGTCTCATACCACTAATGTCTAAAGGACGTGCCAGCGCTTTTCTTATTACATTCTTGGTTAACCACTGTTCAATGTAGAGGTATGAAAAGTGAGATAAAAACGTGGCTAGCAACAACCCGACCGTACCAAAACATAATATTACATAATATACTAAGTTATTGGCGATGATGTACCCGGAAAATTTGCTAAAAACCAGCTTTAGCGGATATAATGCAAAAGGGTGTATCAAGTAAAGACTATAGCTTATGTCCCCGTAATACTTAAAGAATTTTGTTCGGAGGAGCTTGGACATTATCCCTTGCTGTTTTACAACAGGAAGAAAAAATAATGTTCCTAAAATCAAATAAGCAAAAATGTTTCTGGGTATGGCTAGCATTAAGGCGAAAACAAACGGACAAATAAATGCCAGCGTATTGTTCATATTGTTTATATTAATATTTTTGTAGCTTAGATAGAAGCCAAGCCAACCTATGGCAAAGAATATCATTGGCTTGTGGGTATAGATAAGAATAAGCACTGCGGTAGCCCAAAAAAGATACAAAATCGTTTTAACCATTTTTTGTTTTTGCTTCTGGTTCATCACCAGGTAAAACAGTACAGACATGGCAACATAAAATGCAAATTCATAGCTTAGTGACCAGGCATTTTTTTGGGCTATTGGAATTCTAAACATACCTGGCAGCATAAAGAGGTTCGTTAAAAAATTTTTAATGTATTCAAAGATGCTAATGTTTTTAAACCATTCATATCCGATAATCGGACCGGTTGCGAAGACAATTAAATGCAGCGTCAAAAATACAGGGTATATTCTTATTATCCGGTTTATAAAGAATTCCTTGATGTTATCATGCTTCAACAAGCTTAACGGGATAACAAAGCCGCTAATCATAAAAAAAATATTTACCCCAATTAACCCTAACGATGTTTTCCCCTGGAGTAATCCTCCCGTTACGGACATGCCATAGACATGTGCGAATACTACAAGTAAAGCGCATAAGCCTCTTAATCCATGGATAGTCATATTGCGATCCATATTCTTTTTCATATATCACCTCAGTTTTACCTTGATAGCAAAAGGATCCTTAAACTGCTTGGCGCATAGAACAGCATGTCCAAGCCCTTTTGCCTCCTTTTGATATACCTGGTGGATGGTAAACCTGAGACAATTTCTCAAATTCTCAACCAAGCTCAACTGATCATACTTGATGATCAGTTGAGCATTCCCCCGCAGGCAACCGGAATAAATATTCTCTACCCTGTTGCTTTAGTTCGACAATCCGCTCGCGGATCTAGGCTCGCTATTTATGGATCACGATTCGCCAAATCCATGCGGATTGTTTTTATGCCACTGCCATGCTGATCTAATAATTGTGTCAAGTTCACTACAGGCTGGTTTCCAGCCTAGTTCCTGCCGTATCCGCTCTGACGACGCAACCAGTATGGCGGGATCGCCCGCCCGCCGCTCTTTCTCCTGAACGGGAAAATCAATACCGGTCACAAATTTTGCTCTGTCAATAACCTCGCGTACACTGAAACCTCTCTCGGACCCGAGATTGTATATCCTGGACGCTCCGCCGGCCTGCAAATACTCCAAAGCCAGTACATGGGCCTGCGCCAGGTCGGTAACATGTATGTAATCCCGGATACAGGTGCCGTCCGGCGTCGGATAGTCGGTACCATAAATATCGATTGCTTGCCGCTGACCCAGGGCGGTCTTCAGAACCAGGGGGATTAAATGGGTCTCCGGTGCATGATCCTCGCCAATTGTCCCGCTGTTAAGCGCCCCGGCGGCGTTAAAATAACGCAGGGACACGTATTTTAAGCCATAAGCTTGGGAAAAATCGGCCAAAATACCTTCGATGACCAATTTAGTCCGGCCATATACATTCGTAGGGTTTGTCCGAAAATTTTCAGCTATCGGCCAAAGCTCCGGCTCCCCGTAAACAGCCGCGGTGGATGAAAAGACTATTCTATTGACGCCGCATTTACGCAATGTATTTAAGAGGGCCAGCGTAGCGACTACGTTGTTTTCATAATACTTCGCCGGGTCTTGCATCGACTCGCCTACCAGGCTGTCGGCGGCGAAATGAATCACCGTGTCAATATGATTTGCCTCGATAGTTTCGGCCAGCCTCGCTGCTTCGCGAATATCCCCCATAATCAAAGGTATGCCGGCCGGCACGGCTCCCCGGTGTCCTTTGGACAAATTATCATAAACCACGACTTGCTGGTTGGTCTTTATAAGCTCATAAACGGTATGAGATCCGATATAGCCGGCGCCGCCGGTGACAAGTACTCCCAAAATAATTCCTCCCACCCTAAATAAATATTTGTTAAATTCTTTATCCGTCTCAGTGAGTTATCGATTATCAATTGTTATCAATTATCTCTTGCCTGAAACCATTTTACAAATTTATGAATGCCTTCTTCAAAATCCGTCCGGGGATTGTACCGCAATATCTCTTTGGCTTTGGTAATATCCGCGAAAGTACGGTTTACATCCCCCGGCTGCATCGGCATCCTGTTTATCTCAGCCTTCTTCCCCAGTGCGTTCTCGATAGCTCTTACCATTCTGCTCAGAGTGATGGTATTGGACTCACCCAGGTTGAATACCTCATATTTCCCCTGACCGTCCTTTGTCCAGTCGATCGCCTTGGTAACGCCGTCAATGATATCGTCAATATAGGTATAATCCCTTTCCGTGGAACCATCGCCGTAAAAAGGAATAGGCTGTCCTTTTGAAATCAACTTTGTAAACTTATTAATGGCCAGATCCGGCCTCTGCCTGGGACCATAAACGGTAAAGAACCTTAAACAAGCCATGTTTATGCCGTATAAGCTGTGGTAAGTATGACACAAGAGCTCTCCCGCCTTTTTGGTGGCTGCATAAGGCGATATGGGAAAATCAACAACATCATCTTCCGCAAAAGGAACCTTGGTATTATTGCCGTACACTGAAGAAGAAGAAGCAAAAACAAAGCTTTTAATGTCATGCATTTTGCTGATTTCCAGCAGATTCACCGTACCATTGATATTCACATCGGTGTAAAGCACAGGATTCTGAATGGACGGTCTTACGCCGGCATACGCTGCCAGGTGCACAATTGTATCCACTCGATTGTCCGCAAACACCTTTTTCAGGAAAACAACATCCCGGATATCTCCCTCTGCTGCCTGATAAAGATTGGAAGCCATATTATTTTCCGTAACAAATGATCTTGTTTCCGCAGCATTGTTTCTTTTAATCCCCGGATCATAAAAATCATTAAAACTATCAATATTGATAACCGTATTTCCTTTTTCCAACAAAGCCTCGCACAGATGAGAGCCGATAAATCCGGCTCCCCCCGTCACCACTATTGTGCTCAAATATATTTCCTCCCCTGTATTTCGACTTAACGACAATTGGGATTACCTCTCACTTCACAGCCCGCCAATTTTCTTAAATCTTTTGCCAATAAATTTTAATACCCTTCGCGGGAATTCAAAAATGGCAGGCAGGGTAAGGTATCTTAACTGGAGAGAATTAATACCCTTTGCAGAGTATCTGCGGAAGAAATCATCCCGTTGGGGGTTTCTGTCTCTGGCTACATGCATATTAGGCTGCATTGCCTCCTCAATTTCCACCCGTTCATATATCAAATCATTACCGGCCCACTCAAATAACCTTAGTCCTTTTTCGCTGTTTACCAATACCATGGACACGCCGCCGCTCTTTTTTAGCTCCGGCCTTATTTTCTCAATACCCCAAAAATCTGCAATGGTTATATCGGCTTCCCGGTTCATTTTCGTATATTCACAGCGATAGCACGATGGTCTCACAAAATAATATTTTAAAAACATCCGGTAATAAAAATCCATCAGCGCATTTCTGCCATAAATCTTGCCATTAGCAAACTTAATTTTCAAATAATAAGTCCCCCATCCCTTTTGTTTATCTCTAAAATTAATGCTTTCAATATCTGCTTTGAATTTATTTTTCAAATTATTTATGTGGTCTCTAAACAGTCCTGGCGAGGGAACTCCATGACATACCAAATCCACAGTAAATAGATTATCATAATCTTTTCTTAAAAAGGCATATAAGCCTCCCACCTGACAGGGCGTACCTGTAAACATTGCTTTTTTCCCGGCTTCCAATAGATCCTTTACCTGTTTATATGTATCACCTATATTACTTTGAACATATTTGGAACCCTTGAACTTATCTCTTTGTTGTTTAGTCTCAGCGCATCCGTGTACCACCGCAAAATTACTGTCAAACATTGCGCCAAACACAGCACCGGAGTTATTTAATATATAGCCGGATAGTGCGACAAATAATCCACCGGACGTACTTGTCCTGCGAACCGAATCATTTTTATTCCAGGCTGCATATGCAACCGGGTTATCCACTCCCTTAAATTTGTAGCCGGATGGCTCAAGCGGACAAACTTCTTCACACAAACGGCATTTAGTACACCTATTATTGTCGATTGCAGGATATGAATAACCTTCACTATCGGAAATCATCCGGATACATTGTACAGGACATACGTTATAACAGGCACTGCATCCATAACAGTCTTCTTTACGCGTACTTTTTAAATAACTTGTCATAGCTTCCGCCCTTTCCCGCCACGCCCTTGTGTTCTACCTTAAAATCCTATTTGATATAACTACTTAAAAAATCAGATGCTTTACGTCTTTCTGCCTGTAATTTCTCATTTACTAAGGAATAATCTATCGGCTCAGCAATAATACGCAAATCAAAGTTTTTGTAAATTACTCGTTCCGGTAATCCCATAGTTTCCAGTAAACTTATCAGTCTTGTTCCATATTTCTCCGGTGGAATTACAATTAATTCCTTATTAAAATTAATAGAAAAAGCTGAACCATGAAAGGAATCGGTAACTACAAAATCAGCAAAGGCAAATAAAGACAAGAAATCAC
This window of the Methylomusa anaerophila genome carries:
- a CDS encoding acyltransferase family protein; translated protein: MDTYLSRKLKVLSFISIIMVVYLHSYNLNTNLPAESLRIIGLNPNTFIQTFITQGITRIAVPLFFLISGYLFFYNFQQPTWQAFLVKMRKRIHTLVIPYLFWSGLSFLIFYILQNLPFSRPYFTLPSNIINNYTLFDLINRILFDPFAYQLWFIRDLMVYVLFTPVIYRLIYHLKIYSVMALFVCWVLNVNFLWISNQGIFFFMLGSYLAIHKFNLRRELSLNITSAIFVTWLIVIFCKTYIELAFPGPFIPYFSKAAILLGLTAIWHIYDWTLSGSEILLRYSNYTFFIYAMHEPALVITRKLTLKFLGVSHGTLLTAYLLAPIFVICLVMIIGRSFKRLSPTGYSIIVGGR
- a CDS encoding acyltransferase family protein — its product is MKKNMDRNMTIHGLRGLCALLVVFAHVYGMSVTGGLLQGKTSLGLIGVNIFFMISGFVIPLSLLKHDNIKEFFINRIIRIYPVFLTLHLIVFATGPIIGYEWFKNISIFEYIKNFLTNLFMLPGMFRIPIAQKNAWSLSYEFAFYVAMSVLFYLVMNQKQKQKMVKTILYLFWATAVLILIYTHKPMIFFAIGWLGFYLSYKNININNMNNTLAFICPFVFALMLAIPRNIFAYLILGTLFFLPVVKQQGIMSKLLRTKFFKYYGDISYSLYLIHPFALYPLKLVFSKFSGYIIANNLVYYVILCFGTVGLLLATFLSHFSYLYIEQWLTKNVIRKALARPLDISGMRQHQ
- the galE gene encoding UDP-glucose 4-epimerase GalE — its product is MGVLVTGGAGYIGSHTVYELIKTNQQVVVYDNLSKGHRGAVPAGIPLIMGDIREAARLAETIEANHIDTVIHFAADSLVGESMQDPAKYYENNVVATLALLNTLRKCGVNRIVFSSTAAVYGEPELWPIAENFRTNPTNVYGRTKLVIEGILADFSQAYGLKYVSLRYFNAAGALNSGTIGEDHAPETHLIPLVLKTALGQRQAIDIYGTDYPTPDGTCIRDYIHVTDLAQAHVLALEYLQAGGASRIYNLGSERGFSVREVIDRAKFVTGIDFPVQEKERRAGDPAILVASSERIRQELGWKPACSELDTIIRSAWQWHKNNPHGFGES
- a CDS encoding GDP-mannose 4,6-dehydratase; the protein is MSTIVVTGGAGFIGSHLCEALLEKGNTVINIDSFNDFYDPGIKRNNAAETRSFVTENNMASNLYQAAEGDIRDVVFLKKVFADNRVDTIVHLAAYAGVRPSIQNPVLYTDVNINGTVNLLEISKMHDIKSFVFASSSSVYGNNTKVPFAEDDVVDFPISPYAATKKAGELLCHTYHSLYGINMACLRFFTVYGPRQRPDLAINKFTKLISKGQPIPFYGDGSTERDYTYIDDIIDGVTKAIDWTKDGQGKYEVFNLGESNTITLSRMVRAIENALGKKAEINRMPMQPGDVNRTFADITKAKEILRYNPRTDFEEGIHKFVKWFQARDN
- a CDS encoding Coenzyme F420 hydrogenase/dehydrogenase, beta subunit C-terminal domain; this encodes MTSYLKSTRKEDCYGCSACYNVCPVQCIRMISDSEGYSYPAIDNNRCTKCRLCEEVCPLEPSGYKFKGVDNPVAYAAWNKNDSVRRTSTSGGLFVALSGYILNNSGAVFGAMFDSNFAVVHGCAETKQQRDKFKGSKYVQSNIGDTYKQVKDLLEAGKKAMFTGTPCQVGGLYAFLRKDYDNLFTVDLVCHGVPSPGLFRDHINNLKNKFKADIESINFRDKQKGWGTYYLKIKFANGKIYGRNALMDFYYRMFLKYYFVRPSCYRCEYTKMNREADITIADFWGIEKIRPELKKSGGVSMVLVNSEKGLRLFEWAGNDLIYERVEIEEAMQPNMHVARDRNPQRDDFFRRYSAKGINSLQLRYLTLPAIFEFPRRVLKFIGKRFKKIGGL